The following are encoded in a window of Vigna unguiculata cultivar IT97K-499-35 chromosome 8, ASM411807v1, whole genome shotgun sequence genomic DNA:
- the LOC114194001 gene encoding protein GAMETE EXPRESSED 2-like isoform X1 translates to MEILARIIISLCALSFFSVYCSQYLASDRSQLPLFAFSWWDDKGTFQAGDTATIKVKVLENADKIDRKVFKPTLSVNGKEGNSSYVSTVVSDFEGDPNEWKIFFTPIRVGLFNVLISEERYKLDDSSLHFQVEPGNMYPSVCVASWKGVRHEYEAGSKATLMVLLKDAFGNSISKKTQVSYLPDFKMSVLHENGSVASAPDIFNMGWIEFDYIVIEFIVTKAGKFSLSLEGGNQTLKGSPLPLKVNPGAIDVSNCIAKWNIESHAWQLSSKMEIFIHQLDKYGNLVSGLYPFDSEVVETGSNLSIPISDLHFQEVDAGIQLFSFSNFEPGNNI, encoded by the exons ATGGAGATACTAGCACGCATTATCATTTCACTTTGCgctctctctttcttctcagTTTATTGTTCTCAATATCTAGCTTCAG ATAGGTCACAACTTCCCCTGTTCGCGTTTAGTTGGTGGGATGACAAGGGCACATTCCAGGCCGGTGACACAGCAACAATCAAAGTAAAAGTGCTTGAGAATGCTGATAAGATTGACAGAAAAGTTTTCAAGCCCACACTAAGTGTGAATGGAAAGGAAGGGAATAGTTCCTACGTGTCTACTGTGGTGTCAGATTTCGAAGGAGACCCAAATGAATGGAAGATCTTCTTCACCCCCATAAGGGTTGGATTGTTTAATGTACTCATCAGTGAGGAGCGTTATAAACTTGATGATTCATCTTTGCATTTCCAAGTTGAACCAG GGAACATGTACCCTTCTGTGTGCGTTGCATCATGGAAGGGTGTGAGACATGAGTATGAAGCTGGTTCAAAAGCTACGCTTATGGTGCTACTTAAAGATGCATTTGGGAACAGTATCTCTAAGAAGACACAAGTTTCCTATTTGCCTGATTTTAAGATGTCTGTTTTGCATGAAAATGGTTCTGTTGCAAGTGCTCCTGATATCTTTAACATGGGGTGGATTGAGTTTGATTATATAGTCATTGAGTTTATTGTGACGAAAGCTGGAAAGTTCTCATTGAGCTTAGAAGGAGGAAATCAAACCTTGAAGGGTTCTCCATTACCATTGAAGGTGAATCCAG GAGCTATAGATGTCTCTAACTGTATAGCCAAATGGAACATTGAATCTCATGCATGGCAATTGTCTTCCAAGATGGAAATCTTTATACATCAGTTAGATAAATACGGAAATCTGGTTTCTGGATTATATCCTTTTGATTCTGAAGTTGTTGAAACTGGCTCAAACTTGTCCATACCGATATCAGATCTCCATTTTCAAGAAGTGGATGCTGGAATTCAGTTGTTTTCGTTTAGCAATTTTGAGCCAGGGAACAATATATGA
- the LOC114193118 gene encoding putative methyltransferase NSUN6, which produces MKKGRELLVGSYRRLHQNTIHSSPTHFHQTMSHSDPPNRYSYSPSLHWNPQLHQYFLNAYGADHFSRISAALTRPSRYSCIRVNTLRSGADAVIEKLRPLVSNVSVAVQSEFEDGESNPLKECLEDASAPFSKCKIPGLDYVVFVWGSGPHRIGYGEAPPKEVIVSRKCAEAVLRGAQVYVPGVMACSAHVEKGDTVAVSVAVEQQGADGGWGIPMTRGTVLQGSETDAYYFERNGLYIGQGTAMLSRAGMFRVSEGVGVDMKDRVYDLHSFHNLLEGEIFLQNLPSIIAAHALDPQRGERILDMCAAPGGKTTAIAILMKDEGEIVATDRSHNKVLDIQKLAAEMGLSCIKTFKLDALKSVCRRDDIDTFTDPCCNNAKNDVTNQVFDSPNLEVEIVSPIVTEGKDEKTNGRVYVSKADARKNMRRARNGPGRNQSVGGRVDRSKGFPPDSFDRVLLDAPCSALGLRPRLFAGEDTIESLRNHAKYQRRMFDQAVQLVRPGGVIVYSTCTINPGENEALVRYALDKYKYLSLAPQHPRIGGPGLVGSCEFADGYVEEWLRPGEEELVQRFDPSSPLDTIGFFISKFLVGSKDT; this is translated from the exons ATGAAGAAAGGGAGGGAATTATTGGTTGGCAGTTACAGAAGGCTTCACCAAAACACCATTCACTCTTCCCCAACACACTTTCACCAAACCATGTCGCATTCCGATCCTCCAAACCGATACTCCTACTCCCCCTCTCTGCATTGGAACCCTCAGCTTCACCAATACTTCCTCAACGCCTACGGCGCCGACCACTTCTCTCGCATCTCCGCCGCGCTAAC CCGACCTTCTCGCTACTCGTGCATTCGAGTGAACACGCTCAGGTCCGGCGCTGACGCCGTCATTGAGAAGCTGCGTCCGCTCGTCTCGAACGTGTCGGTGGCGGTGCAATCCGAATTTGAAGATGGCGAGTCAAATCCCTTGAAGGAGTGTTTGGAAGATGCATCTGCTCCTTTTTCCAAATGCAAGATTCCCGGCCTTGATTATGTGGTGTTTGTTTGGGGTTCGGGACCGCACCGTATCGGTTATGGTGAGGCGCCTCCCAAGGAGGTCATTGTTAGTAGGAAGTGTGCTGAGGCAGTTCTTCGAGGTGCTCAG GTATACGTTCCGGGTGTGATGGCTTGCAGTGCTCATGTTGAGAAAGGAGATACAGTTGCGGTTTCGGTTGCTGTGGAGCAGCAGGGTGCTGATGGGGGTTGGGGAATTCccatgacacgtggcactgttcTCCAAGGATCCGAGACAG ATGCTTATTATTTTGAACGGAATGGGCTTTATATTGGGCAAGGAACAGCTATGTTGTCAAGGGCTGGGATGTTCCGCGTTTCTGAAGGGGTTGGTGTGGATATGAAGGATAGAGTATACGATCTTCATTCTTTTCATA ATTTGCTCGAGGGAGAAATATTTCTCCAAAATCTGCCTAGCATTATTGCTGCTCATGCTTTAG aTCCACAAAGGGGTGAACGGATACTAGATATGTGTGCTGCACCTGGAGGGAAAACAACCGCAATTGCAATACTTATGAAGGATGAAGGAGAGATTGTTGCAACCGATAGATCTCATAATAAG GTGCTGGATATTCAGAAATTGGCTGCTGAAATGGGCTTGAGTTGTATAAAGACATTTAAATTAGATGCTCTTAAATCTGTTTGTCGAAGAGATGATATTGATACTTTCACTGATCCATGCTGTAATAATGCCAAAAATGATGTGACAAATCAAGTGTTTGATTCCCCAAATTTGGAAGTTGAAATAGTGTCACCCATTGTTACAGAAG GTAAAGATGAAAAGACAAATGGAAGAGTTTATGTTAGCAAAGCTGATGCCCGGAAGAACATGAGAAGAGCACGAAATGGCCCTGGAAGAAATCAGTCTGTTGGTGGTAGGGTTGATCGATCAAAAGGTTTTCCTCCAGACAGTTTTGATAGAGTTCTTCTTGATGCTCCCTGTTCAGCCCTTGGTTTAAGGCCTCGATTATTTGCTGGAGAG GACACAATTGAATCTTTAAGAAACCATGCAAAGTACCAGAGAAGGATGTTTGACCAAGCTGTTCAATTAGTTCGACCAGGAGGAGTGATTGTCTACTCCAC TTGTACGATTAATCCCGGTGAGAATGAAGCATTAGTTCGATATGCTTTGGATAAATACAAATATCTGTCATTGGCACCGCAG CATCCAAGAATTGGGGGACCGGGTCTAGTTGGTAGCTGTGAATTTGCGGATGGATATGTTGA GGAGTGGTTACGACCTGGGGAGGAAGAGCTTGTTCAGAGGTTTGATCCATCATCTCCCCTTGATACAATTGGATTTTTCATTTCCAAGTTTCTCGTCGGATCTAAAGATACATGA
- the LOC114194001 gene encoding protein GAMETE EXPRESSED 2-like isoform X2, translating to MEILARIIISLCALSFFSVYCSQYLASDRSQLPLFAFSWWDDKGTFQAGDTATIKVKVLENADKIDRKVFKPTLSVNGKEGNSSYVSTVVSDFEGDPNEWKIFFTPIRVGLFNVLISEERYKLDDSSLHFQVEPGNMYPSVCVASWKGVRHEYEAGSKATLMVLLKDAFGNSISKKTQVSYLPDFKMSVLHENGSVASAPDIFNMGWIEFDYIVIEFIVTKAGKFSLSLEGGNQTLKGSPLPLKEL from the exons ATGGAGATACTAGCACGCATTATCATTTCACTTTGCgctctctctttcttctcagTTTATTGTTCTCAATATCTAGCTTCAG ATAGGTCACAACTTCCCCTGTTCGCGTTTAGTTGGTGGGATGACAAGGGCACATTCCAGGCCGGTGACACAGCAACAATCAAAGTAAAAGTGCTTGAGAATGCTGATAAGATTGACAGAAAAGTTTTCAAGCCCACACTAAGTGTGAATGGAAAGGAAGGGAATAGTTCCTACGTGTCTACTGTGGTGTCAGATTTCGAAGGAGACCCAAATGAATGGAAGATCTTCTTCACCCCCATAAGGGTTGGATTGTTTAATGTACTCATCAGTGAGGAGCGTTATAAACTTGATGATTCATCTTTGCATTTCCAAGTTGAACCAG GGAACATGTACCCTTCTGTGTGCGTTGCATCATGGAAGGGTGTGAGACATGAGTATGAAGCTGGTTCAAAAGCTACGCTTATGGTGCTACTTAAAGATGCATTTGGGAACAGTATCTCTAAGAAGACACAAGTTTCCTATTTGCCTGATTTTAAGATGTCTGTTTTGCATGAAAATGGTTCTGTTGCAAGTGCTCCTGATATCTTTAACATGGGGTGGATTGAGTTTGATTATATAGTCATTGAGTTTATTGTGACGAAAGCTGGAAAGTTCTCATTGAGCTTAGAAGGAGGAAATCAAACCTTGAAGGGTTCTCCATTACCATTGAAG GAGCTATAG